The following is a genomic window from Crossiella equi.
ACGGCATCACCGTCACCTCGGTGGCCCCGGGTTTTGTCGCCACCGAACGGCAGTCCGGCAAGCTCGCCGGGCCCGACGGGGACCGCGTGCGCGACGAGAGCCCGTTCGGCCGGGTCGGCACGCCCGGGGAGATCGCCGCGGCCGTGCACTTCCTCGCCTCGCCCGCCGCGGCGTGGGCCTCGGGCACCGTCGTCGACCTCAACGGCGCCTCGTACCTGCGGACCTGAGGTCAGCCCAGTCCGGCCTCGTGCACCAGGATCGCCACCTGGGTGCGGTTGGCCGCGTCCAGCTTGCCCTTGATGCGTCCGATGTGGACCTTCACGGTCGAGTCGCTCAGGAAGAGCTCGCCCGCGATCTCGGCGTTGCTGAGGCCGCGGCCGATCAGGACCGCCACCTCGCGCTCGCGCGGGGTCAGGGTGTCCAGGCGGGTGCGGGCGTCCTGGGCGGCGGCACCCTCGGCGAAGCGGCTGAGCAGGCGTTTGGTGATGCGCGGGGAGATCATCGCCTCGCCGCCCGCGACCACCCGGACGGCGTCCACCAGGGCCCTCGGCGGGCTGTCCTTGAGGAGGAAGCCCGCCGCGCCGTGGCGGAGGGCGGCGTAGACGTAGGCGTCCACGTCGAAGGTGGTGAGGATGACCACCGCCGGGGCATCGTCCTGCTGGGAGAGGCGGCGGGCCACCTCGATGCCGTCCACCTTGGGCATCTGGATGTCGGTGAGCACCACGTCCGGGCGGTGCTGCTCGACCAGGGACACCACGTGCTCGCCGTCGGTGGCCTCGGCGACGACCTGGATGTCCTCGGCGGACTCCAGGATCATCCGGATGCCGCTGCGGACCAGCTCGTCGTCCTCCAGCAGCAGCACCTTGACCGTCACATCGCCTCCATCGGGAACCTCGCCAGTACCTGGAACTGCTCGCCCAGTGGCCCCACGGTCAGGGCGCCGTCGGCGAGGTCGACCCGCTCGCGCATGCCCACCAGGCCGTAACCCGAGCCCGGGACCGCGGCGCCGGTGGCCGTGCGGCGGTTGGTCACGCGGACCACGAGCTCGTCCTCCTCGGCGGTGACCACCACGACGACCGGGGCACCGGGGGCGTGTTTGCCCGCGTTGGTCAGGGCTTCCTGGACCACGCGGTAGGCGGCGCGGCCGATCGGGATCGGCACCTCCGGCATCGGGTCGGGCAGGGTCAGGGACACCTGGCCGCCACCGGCCACCACGTCCTCGACCAGCTCGCGCACCGAGGCCAGCATGCCCGTGCCCGCCCGGCGCTCGGGCTCCTCGTCACCACCGTCCTCGCGGAGGACCTTGAGGATGCCGCGCAGCTCGTCCAGGGCGGTCACGCTGACCTGCCGGATCGTCTCGGCCGACTGCTCGGTCTGGGCATCGGGCGCCCGCACGGACAGCGCCCCGGCCTGCAGGGCGATGGCGGTGACCCGGTGCGCGACCACGTCGTGCATCTCCCGGGCGATCCGCCTGCGCTCGGCCGACACCGCCTGCTCGGCCAGCAGCGTGCGGTTGCGCTCGGCCTCCTCGGCCCGTTCGCGCAACAACTGGAGCACGGCGGCCCGCTGGTGCATCCACAACCCGCCGAGCGTGGGCGCCAGGAAGAACAGGCCCAGCTGGATCGTGAACGGCACCAGGTCGAACTCACCGTCGCCGAACGTCATGTCCAACCCGGTGGCCACAACCGCCACCACACCAATGCCCAAGGTCACCAGGTGCACGCCGAACCGCGCGGCCACCGAGTACATGCCCACCGTGATCGGCAGCAGCGTGAGCCCGAAGTACATGCCGACCAGCCCGACGACCAGCAGCACCAAGGGGTACCGCCGCCGCATGAGCATCGCCGCGGTCAGCGCGGCGATCGCGACCGGGTAGGCGGACTGGTTCTGCGCCGAGCGCGTACCCCAGAGGTCGAAGAACAGCATGCCCCCGGTGAGGACCAGGTCGAGCACCAGGAGCTCGACCCGCCCGTCCCACCAGGTGCGCCACACGCGCTGGTACCACCGCATCGGTGACCACTCTAGGCCGTCCGGCCCAGCGGGCGGTCCCGGCGTCGACGGCGCGGCGGGTTCAGGTCGCCAGCACGGTCACGGCGAACTGCACCGCGTTGGGGCGGAGAGCAACGTCGTGGTCGGGCTCACCGGCCAGCACCATGGCACCGCCAGCCCGGTAGCCAAGTTGGGTGCCGGGAACGGCGATCAAGGGCACCTGGCAGGAGCGCCCATCGCCGGGTCCTAGTCCCCCGGGCACGGTGGGGCCCAGGACTTCCGGCACGGTGGAGTCGGTGTTCTGGTGGTTGAAGAACGCTTCGGGGGTGGGGGAAGCGAGCGGTCGATGTTGACGAAGAACGGGGTGACGAACTTGAGGCTGACCGGGTGACGCGTCGGGTGGGGGCGCGGTTTTCCACGAACACCTCCAGGACACCCCGGGGCGTTCTCGCCTCGCCGTTGATCATGGTGTTCTCGGTGCACACCATCAACCCGTTGTCCTGCAGCACCTCGTGCGAGGCGTGGACGCTCCCACCGCCAGCGGGGCCCGCGGCCGCTTCTCCTGATCCCAGCACCACCGCCGCACCCTCCCCCTGCCTGGATGAACTGCCGCCGTGACAACGACTCCGCACCCATGACCGACTCCCCCGTTCCGCAGGATCCCGGCAAGGCATCGCATTGCCGCGCAGCAGGAGGGTTCCGCTGGCACAGCCGATCCGGCG
Proteins encoded in this region:
- a CDS encoding response regulator, with protein sequence MTVKVLLLEDDELVRSGIRMILESAEDIQVVAEATDGEHVVSLVEQHRPDVVLTDIQMPKVDGIEVARRLSQQDDAPAVVILTTFDVDAYVYAALRHGAAGFLLKDSPPRALVDAVRVVAGGEAMISPRITKRLLSRFAEGAAAQDARTRLDTLTPREREVAVLIGRGLSNAEIAGELFLSDSTVKVHIGRIKGKLDAANRTQVAILVHEAGLG
- a CDS encoding sensor histidine kinase, which encodes MRWYQRVWRTWWDGRVELLVLDLVLTGGMLFFDLWGTRSAQNQSAYPVAIAALTAAMLMRRRYPLVLLVVGLVGMYFGLTLLPITVGMYSVAARFGVHLVTLGIGVVAVVATGLDMTFGDGEFDLVPFTIQLGLFFLAPTLGGLWMHQRAAVLQLLRERAEEAERNRTLLAEQAVSAERRRIAREMHDVVAHRVTAIALQAGALSVRAPDAQTEQSAETIRQVSVTALDELRGILKVLREDGGDEEPERRAGTGMLASVRELVEDVVAGGGQVSLTLPDPMPEVPIPIGRAAYRVVQEALTNAGKHAPGAPVVVVVTAEEDELVVRVTNRRTATGAAVPGSGYGLVGMRERVDLADGALTVGPLGEQFQVLARFPMEAM